The nucleotide sequence CAGCCCCCGCCGCCGTGGCAGCGGCGCGCACCGAATCCTGGATGTGCTCGTCGGAGTAGGCGGGCACGGTGCGCCCGCCCGTTCCCTTGTTGTAGCGAACGTGAATGAAGGGCATCTTGTGCTCGATGTTGTTGACGGCGCGCGAAAGCAGGAGAAGCCCCACCTCATCAATGCCCGACATCGTCTGAAACTTCGAGGAGCCCAGTCCTGCGCTGTAGGCAAGGAGCTTCCGGCCTTCCATGTGCGTCTGCGAGTACGGCGCATTGTCGTCGCGCCCGAGCACGAAGTAGTCAAAGACGCCGCTCTTCGTATAGTCGATGAGTTTTTCGTTCGCCGCGAAATTCTTCGTGCGGCGGCTCATCCAGTCTTCCATGGACTTTTCGGGAATCAGCTCCTTCAAGAAGGCATATTCCTTCTTTTCCCTCGACGTCAGTCCTTCGACTTCCTGCTTGTCCGTCAGGAGCGTGTAGCGAAAGATGTCCGCGCCGTAGTTCTTGTAATAGCCCGGCTCTTCCGATCCCGACGCCTCGCCCGAGCGCGGCGTGCGCATGATCGAGCCGAAGACGTAGAGCGGCAGCGCGGGATGCGCTGCGCGGAAATCCTCGAAGTTCTTGAGGCGCGCCATGATCTCGCCGCGCGTGCAGTCGTGCTTCCTTGAGCCAACGAGACTGCCGTAGAGCATCGAGTCCGACGAGATGACGGCGGCGCTGACCCCGGACGCATTTTCCTCCGCCCAAGTCCAAAGCTCCTCGGGATGCCCGAGGTCGGTGCGGCTGCCGAGCATGTCGTCGGGCGGCACGATGACCTCATAGCCAAGTTCGCGCACGACGTCCGCCGTCTGCTTGTCCGAGATCGGACGGTTGTCGTGCGGAATGAACATGATGCGCTTCTGGCGCGGCATCTCTTCCGCCTTGTCCTTCCTGCCGGCCTCAGCAGCAGGAAGGGCGAGGAAGGCGAGCGCGAGCAAAAGCGCTAAGACCTTGTATGTTTTCTGCAATTTGCACTTCCCTTCTTTTCACTCTGCAGGAGACGCATCGTCCGACGTCTCGGCACGCTCTTCCTTCATCTTGTCACGCATGTCTGACCACAGATCCTTCGCGCGGTCGACGGTCACGCGTTCCTTCGTCTCAAGCTCCTTGTTGTGCATGAGCATCGACAGGTAGCGGCCAGCCGTATCGTAGTCGCCGAGGCGGAAGTGGATCGCACCGATCAGGTAGATGCAGTCGGCTTCCGTCATCTGTCCTTGCGGGAAAACCTCGCGCGAGCGCGACTCGATGTAGAGCTTGCCGGCTTCCGCGAGGAACTTCTCCTCGTTCTCCTTGTCGCCTGCCTCACGGTAGATCCATGCGAGCGTGAGGTTCAGTCCCGCCTTGTGGGCGAATGTCTCCGTCGTGAACTTCGTGTAGAAGATCGCGAGCTTCAGCGCCTTGATGGCATCGTCGCGCGTGCGCTGCTCCTTGAACTCGCTCGTTCCATTATGTCCAGCGAGGAAGTCCTGAATCTCCTTCTTCGCCTTCGGTGCGACGCCGTTCAGGAAGTGGCGTTCGTCCTCGGCGTAGCCGCAGTGCTCACAGACCCAGATGCGGTAGTAGTAAGGATTGATGTCCTTGTAGTGCGTGCAGAGGTCATTGTCGACCGTCTCGGTAATGAGGCGCGAGCGCACCTTCGTCGCACGCGTTTCCATGCTGCAGATCGGGCAGGGCTTCTTCACCACATAGAGATAATCCTTTTCAGCCATTGTATCAGATCTCCTTTGCTGTAATCATATATCTGCAGGGACGGCGGATCTTTTCCGCCATCCCATTGCATACGCTACCTTTCGTACAGCTCGCACAAGCCCCTAAGGCGCTTCGCGTCCTCTTCGGCATGTGCGAAGTCCTTGAGCCGCCAGCGCCAGTTGATGCCGACGGTGCCGGGCACGTTCATACGGCTGCGGCTGTCGAGGGCGCGTACATCCTGCATGGGGACGATGACGAGACGCGCGTTCGACGCATAGGCGAACTCGACGAGCTTATCGCAGATGTCCTTCGGCCGGTCGGCGTGTGCGTTCAAAAGCTCCGCGACCGCCGCCCGCTCGGGGGCGTCGAGATCCTGCGTGAACCAGCCGACCGTCGTATTGTTGTCGTGCGTGCCCGTGTAGACGATGGAGTTTTCGGGCACGGCGATTCCGACGCGGCGCATCTCGTTGAAGTTCAGGCAGAAGTGCAGAACCTTCATGCCCGGATAGCCGCAGTCGTCGCGCAGTTTTTCGACTTCGTCGGTGATGATGCCAAGATCTTCGGCGACGATGGAAAGATTCTCGACCGACTTCTCCATCTCTTCGAAGAATGCCTTGCCAGGCCCCTTGCGCCAGCAGCCGTTGACCGCCGTCTTCGCCTTGCCGTCGATCTCCCAATACGCCTCGAAGCCGCGGAAGTGATCGAGGCGCACGATGTCGACGAGCGAGCAAAGCTTCCGGAAGCGAGCCTTCCACCAGCCGTAGCCGTCCTCCTTCATCGCCGTCCAGTCGTACTGCGGGTTGCCCCACAGCTGTCCCGTCGCGCTGAAGTAGTCGGGCGGCACGCCCGCGACCGTCTTCGCCGTGCCGTCCTCGTTGAGCGAGAACAAGCCTTGGTTCGCCCAGACGTCGACACTGTCGTGCGAGACGAAGATGGGCATGTCGCCCATGACTTTGACGCCCTTCTTTCGCGCGTAGTCGTGCAGGTGTTTCCACTCTTTGTCAAACAGATACTGCCAGAACTTCTGGCAGCCGATCTCGTCCGCCAGGCGCTCTCGCGCCGCACGAAGCGCAGCGTTCTGTCGCTCCTTCAGCTCTGGCTTCCACTCGAACCACGGCGCTTTCTTGTTCTCAGCCTTCAAGGCCTCGAAGAGCGCGTAGTCGTCAAGCCAGGCTGCCTCCTTATCGCAGAAATCCCGGAAAGCGTCGCTTTCTCCCTGTTTCTGGAAGTTCTTCCACGCACGCTCCAAATGCTTCTTCTTGAACGCCCATGCCCGCTCATAATCGATGAAAGCGGTCGCACTGTCGGCCGCCGCCTTCACGTCACGCGCCGCGAGCAGTCCGTCGTCGATGAGCATGTCGAGCGAAATGAGCATGGGATTGCCCGCGAACGCCGACGGCGATTGATAAGGCGAATAGCCGAAATCGCTGACGGGGCACAGCGGCAGAACCTGCCAGACCTTCTGCCCGGCGGCGGCGAGGAAATCGACGAAGCGATAAGCGTCGCCGCCAAGATCGCCGATGCCGTACTTTGACGGCAGGGATGTCGGATGAAGCAGGACGCCCGCTTCGCGCGGGAAGCGCCTCTCCTCCTGCACGGCCTCGTAGATGCGCGCCGAAAGGGGCGGGAGCTTCACGGTCAGGACGCCGCGCTGAACCTGCACGCGTTCCTCCCCTTCGAGAGCTTCCTGCAATGTTCCCTGCAGGAAATCGCCGACATTGAGCATGACCTTCTCCTCCTGCGTACGACTGCGGTTGATGATGACGACGAAGGCCTCGTTCTTCGCGGGTGCGCCGAACTCGTCCGTGCCGCTTCGGATCGTGCGCGCATAGGCGAGAATGTTGCCCTCGCCCGCGAGCGGCAGGAGGTCGCCCGTTTGAAGCGCCGTATGCTCGTTTCGCAGGCGTATGAGCTTCTTGTACCAGTCGCGCACGGAGGCATCCGGATTCTCCCATGCGTACGGGCTGCGGTTGTACGGGTCGCGGAATCCCTGCATGCCGATCTCATCGCCGTAGTAGATGCACGGCATTCCCGGATACGTCATCTGCAGAAGCGCCGCGAGGCGCAGCCGATCCGTGCCGAGTTTGTAGTGCTCGGCGTCGAGTTTGAAGCGCGACTGATGGATCGCCGGCATGCCGTCGTAGAACGGCGCCTCGCCCAAGAGCGTGATCGCTCGCTCGACGTCGTGGCTGCCGATGAGGTTCATCATCACGTAGAAATTTTCCTTCGGGTAATTCTCTCGGAGGCTCTCCAGAAGGCGCATCGCCTGGCGTCCGTCAACGTAGTTGAGCAGGAAGTCCAAGACCGTCTTGCGGAATGGATAGTTCATCGCCGAGTCGATTTCCTGCCCGCAGAGGTACTCGCGCGGCACGCCGTAGCTGATCTTGTTCGACGCGTCCTCCCAGACCTCGCCGATGAGAATCGCATCGGGATTCATCGCCTTGAGTTCGCGGTAGAAGCCTTGCGTGAACTTCGCGGGCAGTTCGTCGACGACATCGAGACGCCAGCCGCCGATGCCCATCTTCGTCCAGTAATGCAGCACGCTGTTCTCGTCGCGGATCACGAAGTCCATGTAGGAAGGCGTCGTCTCCGTCACGTTCGGCAGCGTGGAAAATCCCCACCAGCTGTCGTATTCGTAAGGATACTTATGGAAGTTGTACCAGCTGTAATAGGGCGACTCCTGCGACTGGAACG is from Selenomonas sputigena ATCC 35185 and encodes:
- a CDS encoding DUF2225 domain-containing protein, with product MAEKDYLYVVKKPCPICSMETRATKVRSRLITETVDNDLCTHYKDINPYYYRIWVCEHCGYAEDERHFLNGVAPKAKKEIQDFLAGHNGTSEFKEQRTRDDAIKALKLAIFYTKFTTETFAHKAGLNLTLAWIYREAGDKENEEKFLAEAGKLYIESRSREVFPQGQMTEADCIYLIGAIHFRLGDYDTAGRYLSMLMHNKELETKERVTVDRAKDLWSDMRDKMKEERAETSDDASPAE
- a CDS encoding DUF4127 family protein yields the protein MQKTYKVLALLLALAFLALPAAEAGRKDKAEEMPRQKRIMFIPHDNRPISDKQTADVVRELGYEVIVPPDDMLGSRTDLGHPEELWTWAEENASGVSAAVISSDSMLYGSLVGSRKHDCTRGEIMARLKNFEDFRAAHPALPLYVFGSIMRTPRSGEASGSEEPGYYKNYGADIFRYTLLTDKQEVEGLTSREKKEYAFLKELIPEKSMEDWMSRRTKNFAANEKLIDYTKSGVFDYFVLGRDDNAPYSQTHMEGRKLLAYSAGLGSSKFQTMSGIDEVGLLLLSRAVNNIEHKMPFIHVRYNKGTGGRTVPAYSDEHIQDSVRAAATAAGAVLIQRPETSEYVLLVNTNPNGKTYEANERTNDGKVRDGTQYFLDLLKDYIAKGYPVGIADVAYANGADNALMEGLKREDLLFKLRAYSGWNTPTNSTGFAVAEGLLAERMTDDARDSLLLTRYLDDWAYQANVRNKIARQLGWLRGSGVYMSLDDKILGVQYRADRMMREFADNNLPPLPALREIKVNFPWNRMFEADIVTAQ
- the malQ gene encoding 4-alpha-glucanotransferase, whose protein sequence is MAQREAEHNSQDVFYRSPVGPAEASSSVQLGIRIRTQDEVSKVILRLWREGAGERLIELETKSAEGVQDRFYVARIDLPDTGCLLWYYFIVATSSGTWYYGNNNEHLGGMGGIYDNAPPSFQITVFNKGAKTPDWAKHAVMYQIFPDRFCREGDAIVEKKGAVVHAHWGDQPCYYKDVDTKEIVQYDFFGGNIKGLKSKLSYLRELGISVIYLNPVFESPSNHHYDTGDYHKIDPIFGTNEEFQDLVKAAKAEGIRIVLDGVFSHTGSDSIYFNREGNYDSLGAFQSQESPYYSWYNFHKYPYEYDSWWGFSTLPNVTETTPSYMDFVIRDENSVLHYWTKMGIGGWRLDVVDELPAKFTQGFYRELKAMNPDAILIGEVWEDASNKISYGVPREYLCGQEIDSAMNYPFRKTVLDFLLNYVDGRQAMRLLESLRENYPKENFYVMMNLIGSHDVERAITLLGEAPFYDGMPAIHQSRFKLDAEHYKLGTDRLRLAALLQMTYPGMPCIYYGDEIGMQGFRDPYNRSPYAWENPDASVRDWYKKLIRLRNEHTALQTGDLLPLAGEGNILAYARTIRSGTDEFGAPAKNEAFVVIINRSRTQEEKVMLNVGDFLQGTLQEALEGEERVQVQRGVLTVKLPPLSARIYEAVQEERRFPREAGVLLHPTSLPSKYGIGDLGGDAYRFVDFLAAAGQKVWQVLPLCPVSDFGYSPYQSPSAFAGNPMLISLDMLIDDGLLAARDVKAAADSATAFIDYERAWAFKKKHLERAWKNFQKQGESDAFRDFCDKEAAWLDDYALFEALKAENKKAPWFEWKPELKERQNAALRAARERLADEIGCQKFWQYLFDKEWKHLHDYARKKGVKVMGDMPIFVSHDSVDVWANQGLFSLNEDGTAKTVAGVPPDYFSATGQLWGNPQYDWTAMKEDGYGWWKARFRKLCSLVDIVRLDHFRGFEAYWEIDGKAKTAVNGCWRKGPGKAFFEEMEKSVENLSIVAEDLGIITDEVEKLRDDCGYPGMKVLHFCLNFNEMRRVGIAVPENSIVYTGTHDNNTTVGWFTQDLDAPERAAVAELLNAHADRPKDICDKLVEFAYASNARLVIVPMQDVRALDSRSRMNVPGTVGINWRWRLKDFAHAEEDAKRLRGLCELYER